Genomic segment of Geminocystis herdmanii PCC 6308:
AAACGAACGTACTGCGGCTATTTGGGCTTCCATGGGGCAATCTAGTACCACTACCAGAGAAATTCCACCCCGTGAAATTACTCCAGCACCTGCTACTACTTATACCCCAGAACCAGAAGTTCAACAATTTAATCAACCTATTCGTGGATTGTGGTAATTAATTTTTTGTTGTCATAAACTTCCCTGGGGGTATTGCTCTTTAAAGGTGAGTTTCAGATAAATAAACTTAATATCTTGACAGGCTTTGATACTATAATAATAAAAGTGTCAGAGCTTGTTCTTATTATCGGTAGGTTATTTTAAGTTACCACAAATGAAATCCAATTTTCTTGATTGTTTTTGGGGCAAAAAATCCCTTCTTCCCTTGATTACACTAGGTTTGTGCCTAACTGGTGTAACTGCTTCGATCGCATCCGAATCTACCTTAGCATTAAAAAACGAATTACTGAAAGTAGATTTACCCTCCTTGCCTCCCTTAAAAGAAGCCAATGCTTACCTATATTTTCCCGATGAAGTAGCAACGGTTAAACTTGTATTGAGATTAGGTGCAAAAAAAGTTGAAGTTTATGAACAAGATCAACTAATTGCCAGTTATCCCGTTGCCGTAGGCAAAAAAGGTTGGGAAACTCCCAAAGGGGAATTTGAAATTATCCAAATGATCGAAAATCCCTCTTGGGAAAATCCTTGGACTGGTAAAGTATCCCCCCCGGACCAAATAATCCTTTAGGTGAAAGATGGATCGGATTTTGGAGTAATGGCAAAGATTTTATTGGTTTTCATGGCACTCCCGGAGAACATTTGATCGGTCAAGCCGTATCCCATGGTTGCGTGAGAATGAAAAATAGTGACATCAAAGAACTTTTTAAATTCGTCTCTATGGGTATCCCTGTCACGGTAGTTCAATAATAAGTAGGCGTTGCCCCATAGTCTTTTGATGAGGAAAGGTATTAGGGGTTAGGTTTTAGGTGAAATCATGAAAAAGAAAAAATTTTTAGACTATGTAATATAAAAAAATAAGCATTTTTAAAAAAGATGTTATCATTTTATGACTAAGGATCAAGAAAGAAGAATACAAGATTTTTTGCCCAAGAAAAGTATGAAAGTGTCATAAGTTCGATCGACGCTATTTTAATAAGTGAAGAAGCTAATAATATTTTAAAAACTTATTTAGCTTTAGCTTATTTTTGTTTAGATAATCAAGACAATTATCAAAGTATTTTACTAGATTTAGTCTTAAAAAGTGACTCAGAAGATTTAATCAATATTGCTCAATGTATCTTTAATATAGCTGATGTTCAAGTAAACAAAGAAAACTTTAATTTAGCCATCGAACTATATCAACAAGGTTTAGAAATTAACCCTCAATACACTCCAGCTTACATTAATTTAGCTCAATTATTCACCGAACAAGGGAATTTTGATTCTGCTATTAGTTTATGGGAAGATTTGATTTTACAATACCCAGATATGATCATTTCTTATGAGCAATTAGGGTTATTATGGCAAAATATTCATGAATATGAAAGTTCCATAAATATTTATCAGCAAGGATTAAATATAGAGTATAATAACTTGAGTATTTTATCAAATTTAGCCTATTGTTATCTTCAAGATAATCAACTTTCTTTAGCCAAAAAATCCTTAGAAAAAATTATTAAACTTGAACCCAATCCGATACAAGCCTATGGAGAATTAGGATATATTTATATTCTCGAAAATAACCTAAATTTAGGAATACAACTATGGCAAAAAATGCTCAAAAAATTTCCTTTTCAAGAATATCTAAATTGGTATAATAATCTTCAAATACCATCAGACAATATCACTTTAAATACTAACTTAATTCGATCGTTACAAAATCATCAAAATCAAGGAGAAATTGCTTTATATATTGCTCATTTGTTATTTAATAAAAAAAATATCTTTTAGCTATTAATTATTATCAAATTGCCTTAGAGAATAATATTGTTGATGAATCTCTTTACTATAACTTAATTCTCAGTTTATTCTACACTCAAGAAGCAGTAATATTTCCTGATTTAATTCCTGATCATCTTAACAAATTATATAACATAGATACTAAAAAAAGTCAAGAAATTATTGAATTAATTAACAAAAATATACTATTAAAAACAGAAAAAATAACAGAAGAATATGTAGTTAAAATTCCCGAAAATTATTACGAAAAAGCATCTCATTGGGCAGAAGATAAATCGATTCTCAATACTCATTACATTGAGTTTAATTTAGATAATATTTTAAGTTTAAAACGCCCTAAAAATCAGAAAAATAATCTTCATCCTAGCTTTTATTTTTCAAGCTCGATCGAACTCCCAAAACCATTTATAATTAATATGGAAAATGGACGTTTTTATTTGCGAGAAGACGAGGCAAGTAGTGCCGTAATTACCTATGAAAACTGGTTAATCGGGGATATTTCCCCCGAATCTCCTGCTTTAAGTCCAAATCACCCTGATAGCCACCCTAGCAAACACTCAATTTTACAAAAAAATTTTTATCTCCTTTTCAACACATAAAAGGCACTGTTGTGGTGTTAACGGGATTGTTAAATAATATTTATTTTCATTGGTTATTTGATATTTTACCTCGTANNNNNNNNNNNNNNNNNNNNNNNNNNNNNNNNNNNNNNNNNNNNNNNNNNNNNNNNNNNNNNNNNNNNNNNNNNNNNNNNNNNNNNNNNNNNNNNNNNNNACATGATCTGCTAAAATCAGAACCCGTAAAGTAACCACCATAAAAGTTAGCATCCTGCAAATTAGCTAAACTAACGTTGGCATCTCTACCATAACTTCTTGTCAAATTAGCTTTCATCAAATTAGCTTTCGATAAATTAGTTTCAATCAAAGTCGCTTGACTCAAATCAACTTCGATTAAATTCGTTTCTTTAAGGTTGAAATGACTCAAATTTAAACCACTTAAATCCGCACCTCTTAAATCAGGTACAATATGAGGATTTTCTTGTCTCCAAGTATTCCACTCCGCAGCTGATAATGACGTAATATTTTCTAAGTGTGTTTGATTTGCCATTTCTCTTTATTTTCATTAAAATCTTTTGTTGATATTTCCATTAGAACGAACAATTGTGAAGATTTTGTGAAGATTTAATAAAAAAATGAAAAAAGTTATATAGGTAACAGAAATTAATTGTTCACTAGGAAACACAGAAGAAAAACGGATACGATTATAAGCCAATGAAAAATTTTGCTTTTTTCCTTGACTTTTGATCATTAATTGGTAATAATAGAAAATATAAAGATCATAATGGGAATCTTTGTATCTATTTGCAAAAATTAAAATATTCCCATTATAATAAATTTAACATTTTTGTCAAGTCATGTCAAGGGTTTTTCCGAAAAAAAAAATTTCATTTTTAACCTTGGGTTTTTGTCAATTTGAGGTAAATATATTCTAAGTTAATGGGTTTTTTGGTGATAGAAGTTAAATTTACCCCCTCAAAACCTTTGATTATTTCTGATAAATCTAATATTTCCGCTGTTAAAAAGACTAATTCATCTTGATAATAAGAATAAGTAAAACCTTGTTTTTTTCCTTGTCTAATGGCTTTTTCTTCTTCTAGGGTTTTAATCACAATTAATTCTTTAGCAGGAATGATTTGTTTTAATTGGTTTAAAGTACCTTCTTGGATGATTTTACCTTCTTTCATGATACCAATTCGATCGCACAATTTTTCGGCTTCTTCGAGAAAATGAGTTGTTAATAAGATGGTAATTCCTTCTTGTTTTAACTTTAAGATTAATTGCCAAATTTCATACCTAGATTCTATATCCAATCCCGTAGTTGGCTCATCTAAAATTAATAATTTGGGGTTGTGTATTAAGGCAATGGCTATATTTAATCTTCTTTGCATTCCTCCGCTTAATGTCGATACGATCGAATCTTTTTTGTCTAATAAATTAACGGCTTTTAGTTTATCATAAATATTCGCTTTTAATTGAGTGCCTTTTAAGCCATAAATTTGCCCAAAAAATCTTAAATTTTCTTCACAGGTAAGTTGAGAATAAAGTAAATTTTCTTGAGGTGCAACTCCTAATAAAGATTTAGATTTTTTACTTAATTTTTGCCCATTAATTAAAATCTCTCCAGAATCATAATTTAACAATCCACAGATAATATTAATTGTGGTAGTTTTTCCTGCTCCATTTGCCCCCAATAAGCCATAAATTTCTCCATAACTAATCTCTAAATTAAAGTTACTTAAAACCTCTTTTTTACTGTAAAACTTAGTCAAATTTTTAATACTTAACATAGTTAGCTAATTCCCTTTCCTGCTATATATCCAGTTGTCCAAGCATTTTGAAAATTGAATCCTCCCGTGATACCATCAATATCTAAAACTTCTCCAGCAAAATATAAATTAGGACAAATTTTACTCATCATCGTTTTAAAGTCCACCTCTTTTAATGTTACCCCACCACAAGTAACAAATTCATCTTTAAACATCCCTTTTCCTTGAATTAAATAATTTCCTTTTGTGAGTTCGATCGATAATTTATCCATTTCTTTTTTATTAATTTCAGCCCAAATTTTATCACTATTAGCTAAACTATAATTAACTAAACTTTGCCAGAGTCTTTTAGGTAAATTAAACTGATTATAATTAATAACTTTTTGTTTAGTAAGAGTAGTTTTTATTTGCTGTAATTCTTCTCTTATAGAGTCTAAATTGTAGGCAGGAAGCCAATTAATAATTAAAGGTAAATTATATTGATGATCATGTAAAATTCTCGCTCCCCAAGCTGACAATTTTAACACTGAAGGAGCGCTTATACCCCAATGAGTAATTAATAATGCCCCTGATTGTTCGAGTTTTTTCTTTTGTTTAATATCTAGTTGTAGATGTACATTTTGGACACTAACACCTGCCAAATCTTTAATTCTTATATCATTAATTTTAAAAGTAAATAAAGAAGGTACAGGAGGTTGAATAGAATGCCCTAATTTCTTCGCCCATTCATATCCTAAAGGGTTGCTTCCTGTGGCAATTAAAAGATTTTTTGTGGTTAATATTTCTCCTGATTTAAGTATCACATTAAAGCCTAATTCTGATTTTTGAATATCTTTTACGGGAGTTTTAGTTAATATTTTGATACCTAATTGTTGAGCATTTTTGACTAAACAATCGATAATAGTTTGAGAGTCATCGGTAACGGGAAAAATTCTCCCATCATCTTCGGTTTTTAATTTAACTCCTCTACTTTCAAACCAATTAATCGTATCTTGAGGTTGAAAACGAGAAAAAGCACCTCTTAATTCTTTTCCACCACGAGGATAATTCTGAATTAAGTCACTGGGATTAAAGCAATGATGGGTAACGTTACATCTACCTCCTCCAGAAATTTTGACTTTTCCTAACACTTTTGGTGTGGCTTCTAGGATGGTAATTTTAAAATTTTTATGGTGTTGGGCGGTATTTATCGCCCCAAAGAAACCAGCAGCGCCACCGCCGATAATGATAACATCTGAGTAATTAATCATGAAAATTTTATCACTATTTCCCTTTTTCCATTAATTTCCTGACTTCTTCGGCATGGTAAGAACTACGAGTGAGAGGTGATGAAACTACTTGTACAAATCCTAAATTTTCTCCGTATTCACGCCACGAATCAAATTGGGCAGGAGTGATAAATTCTTTCACGGCTAAATGATTGGGGGAAGGTTGTAGGTATTGTCCGATCGTCATAATATTACAGTCAACGGCGCGTAAGTCTTTCATTACTTGTTTTACTTCTGTGTCAGTTTCTCCTAAACCTACCATAATCCCTGATTTTGTATAGATTTTAGGGGATAATTCTCTAGTTTTTTGGAGCAACATTAGAGATCGATCGTACTCTCCTTGGGGGCGCACTTTTCGATATAATCTTTTTACGGTTTCCGTATTGTGGTTTAAAACCTCTGGTTGAGCTTGTATAATAACCCCTAAGGCTTCCCAGTTTCCGCATAAATCGGGAATTAAGACTTCGATCGAAGTATGAGAAGAAATCTTACGAATTTCTTGAATACAAGCCACAAATTGACTCGCACCACCGTCAGGTAAATCATCTCGATTGACAGAAGTGATCACAACATGATTTAATTTGAGTCTGTTTACTGCTTCGGCTAATCGTAATGGCTCTGTATCATCAAGTCCTCTTGGTGTTTTATCAAAATCGATGTCACAATAAGGACAAGCACGAGTACAAGCTGGACCCATAATTAAAAATGTAGCAGTACCAGCGTTAAAACATTCCCCAATATTAGGACAAGAAGCCTCCTCGCACACGGTATTTAAGTTTAAATCTCTTAAAATATCTTTCACACTTCCCACTCTTTGAATTTGGGGTGCTTTTACCCTT
This window contains:
- a CDS encoding tetratricopeptide repeat protein, whose protein sequence is MIISYEQLGLLWQNIHEYESSINIYQQGLNIEYNNLSILSNLAYCYLQDNQLSLAKKSLEKIIKLEPNPIQAYGELGYIYILENNLNLGIQLWQKMLKKFPFQEYLNWYNNLQIPSDNITLNTNLIRSLQNHQNQGEIALYIAHLLFNKKNIF
- a CDS encoding pentapeptide repeat-containing protein, whose translation is MANQTHLENITSLSAAEWNTWRQENPHIVPDLRGADLSGLNLSHFNLKETNLIEVDLSQATLIETNLSKANLMKANLTRSYGRDANVSLANLQDANFYGGYFTGSDFSRSC
- a CDS encoding ABC transporter ATP-binding protein — its product is MLSIKNLTKFYSKKEVLSNFNLEISYGEIYGLLGANGAGKTTTINIICGLLNYDSGEILINGQKLSKKSKSLLGVAPQENLLYSQLTCEENLRFFGQIYGLKGTQLKANIYDKLKAVNLLDKKDSIVSTLSGGMQRRLNIAIALIHNPKLLILDEPTTGLDIESRYEIWQLILKLKQEGITILLTTHFLEEAEKLCDRIGIMKEGKIIQEGTLNQLKQIIPAKELIVIKTLEEEKAIRQGKKQGFTYSYYQDELVFLTAEILDLSEIIKGFEGVNLTSITKKPINLEYIYLKLTKTQG
- a CDS encoding BaiN/RdsA family NAD(P)/FAD-dependent oxidoreductase is translated as MINYSDVIIIGGGAAGFFGAINTAQHHKNFKITILEATPKVLGKVKISGGGRCNVTHHCFNPSDLIQNYPRGGKELRGAFSRFQPQDTINWFESRGVKLKTEDDGRIFPVTDDSQTIIDCLVKNAQQLGIKILTKTPVKDIQKSELGFNVILKSGEILTTKNLLIATGSNPLGYEWAKKLGHSIQPPVPSLFTFKINDIRIKDLAGVSVQNVHLQLDIKQKKKLEQSGALLITHWGISAPSVLKLSAWGARILHDHQYNLPLIINWLPAYNLDSIREELQQIKTTLTKQKVINYNQFNLPKRLWQSLVNYSLANSDKIWAEINKKEMDKLSIELTKGNYLIQGKGMFKDEFVTCGGVTLKEVDFKTMMSKICPNLYFAGEVLDIDGITGGFNFQNAWTTGYIAGKGIS
- the lipA gene encoding lipoyl synthase, with the protein product MTTLNTVTVKPNWLRVKAPQIQRVGSVKDILRDLNLNTVCEEASCPNIGECFNAGTATFLIMGPACTRACPYCDIDFDKTPRGLDDTEPLRLAEAVNRLKLNHVVITSVNRDDLPDGGASQFVACIQEIRKISSHTSIEVLIPDLCGNWEALGVIIQAQPEVLNHNTETVKRLYRKVRPQGEYDRSLMLLQKTRELSPKIYTKSGIMVGLGETDTEVKQVMKDLRAVDCNIMTIGQYLQPSPNHLAVKEFITPAQFDSWREYGENLGFVQVVSSPLTRSSYHAEEVRKLMEKGK